One window of Anaerolineae bacterium genomic DNA carries:
- a CDS encoding TIGR03936 family radical SAM-associated protein has translation MQRLRLTFSHGESLRWISHLDVVRLWERTLRRAGLPVAYTRGYNPQLRIQFAAALPTGCFGRAEVADLWMEKAMPPQEVATRIRAELPSGIELLDVQEVDLQLPSLQALLRAADWRVAVDAADLPWEELEQRVRRILAADRLPRDRRRQPEQPARPYDLRPLIESLWLEGRDRDGWPVLWMRLRAEPGATGRPDEVLDALGLGQRPNRMERIALHFAEPNPKPAAQRPSEGPPSERG, from the coding sequence ATGCAACGCCTACGCCTAACCTTTTCCCACGGCGAGTCGCTGCGCTGGATCTCCCATCTAGACGTCGTCCGGCTCTGGGAGCGCACGCTGCGCCGCGCCGGATTGCCGGTTGCCTATACCCGGGGGTATAACCCGCAGTTACGTATCCAGTTTGCCGCTGCCTTGCCCACCGGCTGCTTTGGCCGCGCTGAGGTGGCCGATCTGTGGATGGAAAAGGCGATGCCACCGCAAGAAGTAGCCACGCGGATTCGCGCTGAATTGCCGTCTGGCATAGAGCTGCTGGACGTACAGGAAGTGGATCTACAGCTTCCTTCTCTACAGGCCCTTCTGCGCGCCGCCGACTGGCGTGTGGCGGTGGATGCGGCCGACCTCCCTTGGGAGGAGCTGGAGCAGCGCGTGCGCCGTATCCTGGCGGCGGACAGGCTGCCGCGCGACCGGCGTCGCCAGCCGGAACAGCCGGCTCGCCCTTACGACCTACGTCCACTAATCGAATCGCTGTGGCTGGAGGGCAGGGATAGGGATGGCTGGCCGGTTCTGTGGATGCGCTTGCGGGCGGAGCCTGGCGCGACCGGCCGCCCTGATGAGGTCCTGGACGCGTTAGGCCTGGGCCAGCGTCCCAACCGAATGGAGCGCATCGCCTTGCATTTTGCCGAGCCCAATCCTAAACCCGCTGCCCAGAGGCCATCGGAAGGGCCGCCTTCCGAGAGGGGCTAA
- the tyrS gene encoding tyrosine--tRNA ligase, whose protein sequence is MECTIDEAMAILMRGVEYGDLQIRETMERELRERLIESQQTGRPLRVYLGVDPTAPDLHLGHTVPMRKLRQFQELGHECIFLIGNFTGLIGDPSDKESVRRQMTPEELEANARTYTEQAFRILDPQRTIIDYNARWLAPLTFADVIKLASNFTVQQFLARDNFAKRMQRGDPIWLHEFMYGLMQGYDAVALRADVQIGGTDQLFNLLAGRKLQEYFGQRPQVAITLPILVGTDGVLRMSKSIGNAIGINEPPEQMYGKVMSIPDSAMMNYFNLLTRYTPAQIAAIEEGLRSGRLHPRDVKMELAREIVSIYHGDEAVGPAEEHFKRVFQQRELPPEIPEYRLERAATVLDVMVAAGLVSSRSEGRRLIQQGGVRLNGEVVQQLDLLITPDREQVLQVGRRRFVRITG, encoded by the coding sequence ATGGAATGCACAATAGATGAAGCGATGGCGATCCTGATGCGCGGGGTCGAGTACGGTGACCTGCAGATCAGGGAGACCATGGAGCGAGAGCTACGGGAGCGGCTGATTGAGTCGCAACAGACTGGCCGGCCGTTGCGTGTCTACCTAGGGGTAGACCCCACCGCGCCTGATCTACATCTAGGCCATACCGTCCCGATGCGAAAGCTGCGTCAGTTTCAGGAGTTGGGACATGAGTGCATCTTCCTGATTGGTAACTTCACCGGCCTGATCGGCGATCCCAGCGACAAAGAGAGCGTGCGTCGCCAGATGACCCCGGAAGAGCTGGAAGCGAACGCCCGCACCTATACCGAGCAGGCCTTTCGCATCCTAGACCCTCAGCGCACCATCATAGACTATAACGCGCGTTGGCTGGCGCCGCTCACATTTGCCGATGTCATCAAGCTAGCCTCTAACTTCACGGTGCAGCAATTCCTGGCGCGCGACAACTTTGCCAAACGGATGCAGCGGGGTGATCCCATCTGGCTCCATGAGTTCATGTACGGCCTCATGCAGGGATATGACGCCGTGGCTCTGCGCGCCGATGTGCAGATCGGTGGCACCGATCAGCTATTCAACCTGCTGGCCGGCCGCAAGCTTCAAGAGTATTTCGGCCAGCGGCCACAGGTGGCCATCACCCTGCCCATCCTGGTGGGCACCGATGGCGTGTTGCGTATGTCCAAGTCCATCGGCAACGCCATCGGCATCAACGAGCCGCCGGAACAGATGTACGGCAAGGTGATGAGCATTCCTGACTCGGCCATGATGAACTACTTCAACCTTCTCACTCGCTACACCCCCGCTCAAATTGCTGCGATCGAAGAGGGGTTACGGAGCGGACGGCTGCACCCACGCGATGTCAAGATGGAACTGGCGCGGGAGATCGTCAGCATCTACCATGGCGATGAGGCGGTCGGCCCGGCAGAGGAGCATTTCAAGCGTGTCTTCCAACAGCGTGAGTTGCCGCCGGAAATACCTGAGTACCGACTGGAACGAGCAGCTACTGTGCTCGATGTGATGGTGGCGGCTGGGCTGGTGTCCTCGCGCAGCGAGGGGCGCCGGCTGATTCAACAGGGTGGTGTGCGCTTGAATGGTGAGGTGGTTCAGCAGTTGGACTTGCTCATCACGCCAGACCGGGAACAGGTGCTGCAAGTGGGACGCCGGCGGTTCGTGCGTATCACTGGCTGA
- a CDS encoding fumarylacetoacetate hydrolase family protein translates to MYLCRFSTLTGPHLGLIFHNQVYDLTTIDPGRFGSLASFLAWSAGTISPAEALMAAVAHHRPLPGGPSHVQWLKPVDEQEVWAAGVTYLRSRTARERESLSSDLYSRVYEAARPELFFKATPSRTVGPGEPVRVRADSNWTVPEPELALILNPRLEIIGFTGGNDMSARDIEGENALYLPQAKIYRQCCALGPAIRLAGTGVDPTALAIRLEIERAGEIVFEGSTRTDQMARSFTELIGYLGRENEFTQGVVLLTGTGIVPPDDFTLADGDIITIEIEGIGTLRNPVVRG, encoded by the coding sequence ATGTACTTGTGCCGTTTTTCCACGCTGACCGGTCCTCACCTTGGCTTGATCTTCCATAACCAAGTGTACGACTTAACCACCATAGATCCTGGCCGTTTCGGCTCACTTGCGAGCTTTCTTGCCTGGTCCGCTGGGACGATTTCGCCAGCAGAGGCATTGATGGCCGCAGTGGCCCATCACCGCCCCTTACCGGGCGGCCCAAGCCACGTGCAATGGCTCAAGCCAGTGGATGAGCAGGAGGTATGGGCGGCCGGGGTTACCTATCTGCGCAGTCGAACAGCTCGCGAGCGGGAATCCCTAAGCAGCGATCTATACAGCCGGGTATATGAGGCTGCCCGCCCTGAGCTTTTCTTCAAAGCCACCCCCAGCCGCACTGTAGGCCCTGGGGAGCCGGTGCGTGTGCGGGCCGATTCCAATTGGACAGTGCCCGAGCCAGAATTGGCGCTGATACTCAACCCGCGTCTGGAGATCATTGGCTTCACTGGGGGCAATGACATGAGCGCCCGCGACATCGAAGGAGAAAACGCTCTCTATCTGCCCCAGGCCAAGATCTATCGCCAGTGTTGCGCGCTGGGGCCGGCCATCCGGCTGGCGGGGACGGGGGTAGATCCCACAGCCCTAGCCATCCGCCTGGAGATCGAGCGGGCGGGTGAAATTGTCTTCGAGGGTTCCACCCGAACCGATCAGATGGCGCGCTCGTTCACCGAGCTGATCGGCTATCTGGGACGAGAGAACGAGTTTACGCAGGGAGTGGTGCTCCTCACAGGGACGGGGATCGTCCCGCCTGACGATTTCACGTTGGCGGACGGGGATATCATCACCATCGAGATCGAGGGGATTGGCACGCTGCGTAACCCAGTGGTAAGGGGATGA
- a CDS encoding OsmC family protein: MADIRRTAEAVWYGDLRGGNGKISSASGVLKDVPYSFATRFENSPGTNPEELIAAAHAACYSMAFAHTLSGKGYKPESIETRAICHLTPQPTGGFRITKMRLETRGRVPGLDEATFQQIALEAEKGCPVSNALRSIEIEVDAKLVS; the protein is encoded by the coding sequence ATGGCTGACATCAGACGCACGGCAGAGGCTGTGTGGTATGGGGATTTGCGCGGCGGCAATGGCAAGATCTCTAGCGCCAGCGGCGTTCTCAAGGATGTCCCGTACAGCTTCGCCACCCGCTTTGAGAATTCCCCCGGCACCAATCCGGAAGAGCTGATCGCGGCAGCTCATGCGGCCTGTTATAGCATGGCGTTTGCGCATACCCTCAGCGGCAAAGGGTATAAGCCGGAGAGCATCGAGACGCGGGCGATCTGTCACCTGACGCCGCAGCCCACGGGCGGTTTTCGCATCACCAAAATGCGCTTGGAGACACGCGGACGTGTCCCTGGCTTAGACGAAGCCACCTTCCAGCAGATCGCGCTGGAGGCCGAGAAGGGATGCCCGGTCTCTAACGCGCTGCGCAGCATTGAGATCGAGGTAGATGCGAAGCTGGTGTCATAA
- the sppA gene encoding signal peptide peptidase SppA — translation MGAVASPQKRRWPWVVMAVLVVILVGGLCLSAVLIAAIAGRGAPLSPAVAIVRVQGTIVSGPAPSPWAIGAYSERIIEDLKRAEEDRSVKAIVLWINSPGGSVVGSDEVYRALRRATKPVVAFMSEVAASGGYYLACGADYIVANPNTFTGSIGVVAVIPNAAELFDELGIEAVILRSAPRKAEGSLFEKLSPEAREILQRLIDEAFATFVQVVAEGRSMGMEQVRALADGRVYSGQQALELGLVDALGDLQQAIDKARELGGIEGEPRIIEYRPMPSIWDALLFSLDRLSVPTRSWEQLWDVSSGPVLEYRYVAP, via the coding sequence ATGGGTGCAGTGGCTTCGCCGCAGAAGAGGCGTTGGCCCTGGGTAGTCATGGCCGTATTAGTGGTCATCCTGGTTGGCGGCTTATGCCTGTCGGCTGTATTGATCGCTGCCATAGCAGGGCGGGGAGCGCCGCTCAGCCCGGCGGTCGCCATCGTCCGTGTGCAAGGGACGATCGTGAGCGGCCCAGCCCCTTCGCCGTGGGCGATTGGCGCTTATAGCGAGCGCATCATCGAGGACCTCAAGCGGGCGGAGGAGGATCGCTCGGTGAAGGCCATCGTCCTGTGGATCAACAGTCCTGGCGGCAGTGTGGTCGGCTCTGACGAGGTGTATCGTGCCCTGCGGCGGGCCACCAAGCCCGTCGTCGCCTTCATGAGCGAGGTCGCCGCGTCGGGCGGGTACTACCTCGCCTGTGGTGCTGACTATATCGTGGCCAATCCGAACACCTTCACCGGCAGCATCGGCGTCGTCGCGGTGATCCCGAACGCGGCAGAGCTCTTCGACGAGTTGGGGATCGAGGCCGTGATTCTACGCAGTGCGCCGCGCAAGGCCGAGGGCAGCCTTTTCGAAAAGCTGAGCCCAGAGGCCAGGGAGATCTTGCAGCGTCTCATTGACGAGGCGTTCGCCACCTTCGTCCAGGTGGTGGCTGAGGGGCGCAGCATGGGAATGGAACAGGTGCGGGCGTTGGCCGATGGACGCGTGTACAGCGGACAGCAGGCGTTAGAACTCGGCCTGGTTGACGCCTTAGGAGATCTGCAACAGGCGATAGATAAAGCCAGAGAGCTGGGCGGCATCGAGGGAGAGCCTCGCATCATCGAATACCGCCCGATGCCGAGCATTTGGGACGCCTTGCTTTTCAGCCTGGATCGCCTTTCAGTGCCAACTCGCTCATGGGAGCAGCTCTGGGACGTCTCGAGCGGTCCCGTTTTAGAATATCGTTATGTTGCGCCATAA
- a CDS encoding response regulator, whose translation MDRKQFVTALRTALMQLDDLQSLRRSPLLPLLARKHEPAGPLALQQALLDAIESLKKVKSPLAPRAYEVLYYRYVEQLTQKEVAFQLGISERQLRREQANAIELLADALWQRLTFVQQAPHRPTSLPEGSLANRDLALSEELAWLREGFGLETSHVSIELAKALREASVLAQHYHVILSQHPPPDLPPVAVPPSVLRQALLTALTAAIPQVSGGTLSLALAQSETNVVVTIQRVDVPTGERPALEQVLSALHTASQLLAPFGGRLNASPGAPLRIDVIVPTVGSIPVLVIDDNPDARQLFQRYAENSRFRVITTADCDQAIPLVQSTGARAIVLDIMMPAVDGWDVLARLRHHPTTQHIPILVCTILPQKELAGLLGATAFLQKPVSQQAFLEALDRLVSGVSLSLPPQAQDER comes from the coding sequence ATGGATCGAAAACAGTTCGTCACGGCGTTGCGCACCGCGCTGATGCAGCTCGATGACCTGCAAAGCCTGCGCCGAAGCCCCCTCTTGCCCCTGCTCGCCCGCAAGCACGAGCCAGCCGGCCCACTCGCGCTTCAGCAGGCCCTCCTGGACGCGATTGAGTCACTAAAGAAAGTGAAAAGCCCACTGGCCCCCCGCGCCTATGAGGTCTTGTACTACCGTTATGTGGAGCAGCTCACCCAGAAGGAAGTGGCCTTCCAGCTAGGTATCAGCGAACGTCAACTGCGCCGCGAACAAGCCAACGCCATCGAGCTCCTGGCCGATGCCCTGTGGCAACGGCTTACCTTCGTCCAACAAGCTCCCCACCGTCCCACGAGCCTACCAGAAGGCTCACTTGCGAACCGAGACCTCGCCCTGAGCGAGGAATTGGCCTGGCTACGAGAGGGGTTCGGCCTGGAAACCAGCCACGTCTCCATCGAGCTGGCCAAGGCGCTGCGTGAGGCGTCCGTTTTGGCACAGCACTACCATGTGATCCTGTCGCAACATCCACCACCCGACCTACCCCCGGTCGCCGTGCCGCCATCCGTCCTCCGTCAAGCACTGCTAACGGCCTTAACCGCCGCGATCCCGCAGGTGAGCGGAGGCACCCTTTCCCTCGCGCTGGCCCAGTCTGAAACGAACGTAGTGGTCACTATCCAACGGGTGGATGTCCCAACTGGAGAGCGACCCGCCCTTGAGCAAGTCCTATCTGCGCTGCATACCGCCTCTCAACTCCTCGCCCCATTTGGCGGCCGGTTGAACGCATCTCCTGGTGCTCCCCTACGGATCGATGTGATTGTGCCGACGGTGGGAAGCATTCCCGTGTTGGTGATTGACGATAACCCAGATGCCCGACAGCTTTTCCAAAGGTATGCTGAGAACTCGCGCTTCCGTGTGATCACCACCGCCGACTGTGATCAGGCGATCCCCCTCGTCCAGAGTACGGGCGCACGCGCCATCGTCCTCGACATCATGATGCCGGCTGTGGATGGGTGGGACGTCTTAGCGCGCCTCCGTCATCACCCCACCACTCAGCACATCCCCATCCTCGTCTGCACCATCCTGCCCCAGAAAGAGCTGGCCGGCCTGCTAGGGGCCACAGCCTTCCTGCAAAAGCCGGTCAGCCAACAGGCGTTTCTGGAGGCCCTCGATCGGCTGGTTTCAGGGGTCTCCCTCAGCCTTCCACCCCAGGCGCAAGATGAACGGTAA